The Longimicrobium sp. genomic sequence GTTCTCGTTGCCCGCGGCCACGGCCACCGTCACGCCCGCGTTCACCATCCGCTGGATGGCGTCGTCGATCGCCTGGCTCGCCCCGCCGCCCAGCGACATGTTGGCGGCGGCCGGGGTCACCCGGTTCTGCGCCACCCAGTCCATCCCCGCGATGACGCCGGCGTTGGTGCCGCTGCCCGCGCAGTCCAGCACGCGCACGCCGTACAGACGGGCGCCCTTGGCCACGCCGTACGTGGCGCCGCCCACCGTGCCGGCCACGTGCGTGCCGTGCCCGTTGCAGTCGTCCGCCGTGCCGCCGTCCACCGCGTCGTAGCCGCTCACCGCGCGCCCGCCGAACTCGCTGTGCGAGAAGCGGATGCCCGTGTCGATGATGTAGACGTTCACACCCGCGCCGGTGGGCGTGTAGGTGTAGGTGCCGTTGAGGGGAAGGGCGCGCTGGTCGATGCGGTCCAGCCCCCAGGTGGCGTTGCTCTGCGTGGTGGTGGCCTGCACCCGCGCGTCCTGCTCGATGTAGTCGACGTTCGGATTGTGCTGCAGGGCGTTGAGCTGCCCGGCGTTCAGCTCGGCCGCGAAGCCGGTGAGCGCCGCCGTGTACACGTAGCGCGGGCTGACGCCGGCCACGGCCGCCACGGAGCGCGGGTCGGCGTCCTCGTTGAGGACCACGACGTACGAGCCCG encodes the following:
- a CDS encoding S8 family peptidase; translation: MRFRPLAAAAFLTALAACSDQAGTPVATDPTLVRSAASGAIPGSYVVVLNEDADPRSVAAVAGVSPRYVYTAALTGFAAELNAGQLNALQHNPNVDYIEQDARVQATTTQSNATWGLDRIDQRALPLNGTYTYTPTGAGVNVYIIDTGIRFSHSEFGGRAVSGYDAVDGGTADDCNGHGTHVAGTVGGATYGVAKGARLYGVRVLDCAGSGTNAGVIAGMDWVAQNRVTPAAANMSLGGGASQAIDDAIQRMVNAGVTVAVAAGNENQDACNTSPARAASAITVGATTNTDARASFSNYGSCLDVFAPGNNITSSWYTGDAATNTISGTSMASPHVAGVAALYLQGNPSATPATVASAIVSTATSNKVTSAGTGSPNKLLFSLLTAEGTTPPPSGGTNYTGTLSGTGATQYQPDGSYY